From the Solanum pennellii chromosome 4, SPENNV200 genome, one window contains:
- the LOC107016541 gene encoding uncharacterized protein LOC107016541, protein MALGQQPIQVNSVQQPSCGANPDTDIPRCGNYLKGIVASNRRLTKYETMELIEECNSTIQNKLPIKLEDLKSFTVRINIGKRIHDRGMSGLGTSIKLMQTSLSKKVGLGSPKPTTIILQLADRAVARSEGVVEDVLVQVGSLIFPVDFVVLNFEPDPEVPFILRNLSSKLEGQ, encoded by the exons ATGGCATTGGGGCAACAACCTATTCAAGTGAACTCAGTTCAACAACCATCATGCGGTGCAAACCCAGACACT GACATTCCTAGGTGTGGAAATTACTTGAAGGGGATTGTGGCGAGCAATAGGAGGTTGACAAAGTATGAAACTATGGAACTTATTGAAGAGTGCAACTCCACAATACAGAACAAGCTGCCCATTAAATTAGAAGATCTGAAAAGTTTCACAGTTAGGATCAATATAGGGAAGAGAATTCATGATAGAGGGATGAGCGGTCTTGGAACTAGTATAAAATTGATGCAAACTTCTCTGTCAAAAAAGGTGGGGTTGGGTAGTCCTAAACCTACTACCATAATTTTGCAGTTGGCGGATAGGGCGGTAGCTAGGTCTGAGGGTGTTGTAGAAGATGTACTGGTACAAGTGGGATCATTGATTTTCCCAGTAGATTTTGTAGTGTTGAATTTTGAGCCTGATCCTGAGGTCCCCTTCATCTTAAGGAACCTTTCTTCGAAACTGGAGGGGCAATGA